In a single window of the Littorina saxatilis isolate snail1 linkage group LG3, US_GU_Lsax_2.0, whole genome shotgun sequence genome:
- the LOC138961387 gene encoding CD5 antigen-like — protein MGVCVYVHLLSKPCVHPTVDGNWSEYGQWLPCSRKCNGQSFRFRHCNNPLPSNGGKDCVGPSTEMMPCSTQCLTSEAEVRLVGGSRASEGRLEVFEADQWGTICDRNFSYSDAIVACKMLGYQQTPVVLGAAYHGEGKGPIYYFDLMCMGTEKDIFHCPGALMADVNMECRHDNDVSIDCEPMKPRTARIDSALKVIAVRLSGGSRPTKGRLEVQVNNSTWGTVCDDHFDTKDAIVACRMLNMIKGFEPVLVKDYNSTGQRGPVLLDDLHCSGVENDLDLCKHRPVGHHSCHHYEDVGIDCQPGLNKSIQAQCPPDFMEHKGFCYFFSEEKLSMEKATKKCQELQGHLLEIRDLEENTYVNQLIINKTVQSLWLGLKKNERGDFIFDTDKREPVYNNIQDPEKECVKVTEDGQWLEEKCDMLLPYVCQKHGKIRARDYLP, from the exons atgggtgtgtgtgtgtatgtccacTTACTTTCCAAACCATGCGTGCATCCTACAGTGGACGGCAACTGGTCAGAGTACGGACAGTGGCTTCCGTGTTCTCGCAAGTGCAACGGGCAATCTTTCCGCTTCCGTCACTGTAACAACCCCCTGCCCAGCAACGGTGGCAAAGACTGTGTGGGACCCAGCACGGAGATGATGCCTTGTAGCACACAGTGCC TGACGTCAGAAGCAGAGGTACGCTTGGTCGGAGGGTCTCGTGCGTCAGAAGGGAGACTGGAGGTGTTCGAGGCTGACCAATGGGGGACGATCTGCGACAGAAACTTCAGTTACAGTGACGCCATCGTCGCCTGCAAAATGTTGGGCTATCA GCAAACCCCTGTAGTACTAGGAGCGGCATATCACGGGGAGGGGAAAGGACCCATCTACTACTTCGATCTCATGTGCATGGGAACGGAGAAGGACATCTTCCATTGCCCCGGCGCTCTCATGGCTGACGTCAACATGGAATGTCGTCACGACAATGACGTCAGCATCGACTGCGAGCCTATGAAACCAAGGACTGCACGTATAG ATTCCGCGCTAAAGGTGATAGCAGTCCGCCTGTCCGGGGGATCCAGACCCACGAAGGGACGACTGGAGGTACAGGTTAACAACAGTACATGGGGAACTGTCTGTGACGACCATTTTGACACCAAAGACGCAATTGTTGCCTGCAGAATGCTGAACATGATTAAAGG ATTTGAACCTGTACTGGTCAAGGACTATAACTCCACTGGACAGAGAGGTCCTGTGCTTCTGGATGACCTTCACTGCAGTGGTGTCGAGAATGACCTTGACCTCTGCAAGCACCGGCCCGTGGGGCATCACAGCTGTCACCATTATGAGGACGTGGGCATTGACTGTCAGCCTGGTCTCAACA AGAGCATCCAGGCCCAATGCCCCCCAGACTTCATGGAGCACAAAGGTTTCTGCTATTTCTTCAGCGAGGAAAAACTGTCAATGGAAAAAGCTACG AAAAAGTGCCAAGAACTGCAAGGCCACCTTCTGGAGATCAGAGATCTTGAAGAGAACACCTATGTCAACCAACTCATCATCAATAAAACAG TTCAATCCCTGTGGCTTGGGTTGAAGAAGAATGAACGCGGGGACTTTATTTTCGACACGGACAAAAGGGAACCGGTTTACAACAATATCCAGGACCCAGAAAAAGAGTGTGTCAAGGTCACTGAGGATGGGCAGTGGTTGGAGGAAAAGTGCGACATGTTGTTGCCCTACGTCTGCCAAAAACACGG AAAAATCAGAGCTCGTGACTACCTGCCCTAG